From Mycolicibacterium nivoides, a single genomic window includes:
- a CDS encoding dihydrofolate reductase, which produces MTDDLRALSMIWAQSTSGVIGRDNDIPWHLPEDQARFKQLTLGQTVVMGRLTWESLPAKVRPLPGRRNVVITRDPGYVAEGAEVLTGLDDVFRGWVIGGAQIYAQALPHAVRCEVTEIDVDLPAVAGDALAPVLDDSWTKTTGEWMTSGSGLRYRFCSYVRAR; this is translated from the coding sequence ATGACCGACGATCTTCGAGCCCTGTCGATGATCTGGGCCCAGTCGACCTCTGGCGTCATCGGCCGGGACAACGACATCCCGTGGCACTTGCCGGAGGATCAGGCCCGGTTCAAGCAACTCACCCTCGGGCAAACCGTGGTGATGGGTCGCCTGACGTGGGAATCGTTGCCCGCCAAGGTCCGTCCGCTGCCTGGGCGGCGCAACGTCGTCATCACCCGCGACCCCGGGTACGTGGCCGAAGGCGCCGAGGTGCTGACCGGACTCGATGACGTCTTCCGGGGCTGGGTGATCGGCGGGGCCCAGATCTATGCGCAGGCTCTTCCACACGCCGTCCGGTGCGAGGTGACCGAGATCGACGTCGACCTGCCGGCCGTCGCGGGGGATGCGTTGGCGCCGGTGCTCGACGACTCCTGGACCAAGACCACCGGGGAGTGGATGACCAGCGGCTCGGGACTTCGGTACCGGTTCTGCAGCTACGTGCGGGCGCGGTAG
- a CDS encoding DUF4303 domain-containing protein codes for MAFDWDAFETELSMAAAKAVREMVEAADAETPYAVAFSEFYAETTGVIYLPNLALATEESVDDPDCRFSPPDWEYQHYEWADTDPQWGERLSAAVTGLPRAQWEQEWERFAEAMLNIAARTRTALVADGTLPADAVVYLDDEDAELLVRSLTADELRRHFPEYVAAAETERNVLAMPVEQRVSALAAAAGLAPGPPTELGRERAIELLLDTGTAAVPVGIAALGHPETAWVGAKLLADLNIATPEVLDALWAALPLRGNAHDWVATALGRLGVGLEVLARTELPAGSRSAAVAAPYRSFRDQGRGHPPLDYTLLAAGLADPSVAPIVAEDLKPGRGYCTLDAADLPGTRLGLDHSKPLIRCHAVIVISDLIGPMGPGNLDSDEVKALEKRIDELAADDPDSEVRRLAGYRART; via the coding sequence GTGGCGTTCGACTGGGATGCGTTCGAGACGGAGTTGAGCATGGCCGCCGCGAAGGCGGTCCGCGAGATGGTCGAGGCGGCCGACGCCGAGACGCCGTACGCCGTGGCGTTCAGCGAGTTCTACGCCGAGACCACCGGGGTGATCTACCTCCCCAACCTGGCGCTGGCCACCGAGGAGTCGGTCGATGACCCGGACTGCCGGTTCAGCCCGCCCGACTGGGAATACCAGCACTACGAGTGGGCCGACACCGATCCGCAGTGGGGTGAGCGGCTCAGCGCAGCCGTCACCGGGCTGCCCCGCGCGCAGTGGGAACAGGAATGGGAGCGGTTCGCGGAGGCGATGCTCAACATCGCTGCCCGAACCCGCACGGCGCTCGTCGCCGACGGCACCCTGCCCGCCGACGCTGTGGTCTACCTCGATGACGAGGACGCGGAGCTGCTCGTTAGGTCGTTGACCGCCGATGAACTGCGGCGCCACTTTCCCGAGTACGTCGCCGCAGCCGAGACCGAACGAAACGTGCTGGCCATGCCGGTTGAGCAGCGGGTGTCAGCCCTCGCCGCGGCGGCAGGACTGGCCCCCGGGCCACCCACCGAACTCGGCCGGGAACGCGCGATCGAACTCCTGCTCGACACCGGTACCGCCGCGGTGCCGGTCGGGATTGCGGCACTCGGCCACCCCGAGACCGCGTGGGTGGGCGCCAAACTCCTCGCGGACCTGAACATCGCGACGCCCGAGGTGTTGGACGCACTGTGGGCAGCGCTACCGCTCCGCGGCAACGCCCACGACTGGGTGGCGACTGCCCTGGGCCGCCTCGGCGTCGGCCTGGAGGTGTTGGCCCGCACCGAGCTGCCGGCGGGCAGCAGATCGGCCGCGGTCGCCGCGCCGTACCGTTCGTTTCGCGATCAGGGGCGAGGGCACCCGCCGCTGGATTACACACTGTTGGCCGCCGGGCTCGCGGATCCGTCTGTCGCGCCGATCGTGGCAGAAGATCTGAAGCCGGGACGTGGATACTGCACGCTCGACGCCGCTGACCTGCCCGGCACCCGGCTCGGACTCGACCATTCCAAGCCGTTGATCCGCTGCCACGCGGTCATCGTCATCAGCGATCTGATCGGCCCCATGGGCCCCGGCAACCTCGACAGCGACGAGGTGAAGGCCCTGGAGAAACGGATCGACGAGCTCGCGGCCGACGACCCCGACAGCGAAGTGCGCAGGCTGGCCGGCTACCGCGCCCGCACGTAG
- a CDS encoding winged helix-turn-helix domain-containing protein, with protein MATLTPTQARRIAVAAQGFHESKPRGPVTRAHLRKLISRIQVLQLDSVSVAVRAHYAPVFSRLGPYDRDTLDRAAWSHSARSPRLLVEYWAHEAALMSVEDWPLLRWRMREYTHGRWGTEIVRKNPKLAEDIVAAVAELGPSTAGQIEAHLESEPRGRKGPWWDRSETKWVAEALWSSGVLTTATRVGFARHYDLTERVLPPEVLGREVGDEEAVRELALRAATALGVGTEADIRDYFRMGARQVKPAIAKLVADGELEPVDIDGTPAYLRAGQAVPRRDRGTALLCPFDPLIFFRPRVERMFDFHYRIEIYTPAPKRQFGYYVWPFLLDGELVARVDLKRTDAALQVPGAFIENGQDPARVAEALAVELRTMASWLGVGEVEVGGRGDLAEPLRRRFLS; from the coding sequence GTGGCCACACTGACTCCCACGCAGGCCCGCCGCATCGCCGTCGCGGCGCAGGGTTTTCACGAATCCAAACCCCGCGGCCCGGTCACCCGTGCGCACCTGCGCAAGCTGATCTCCCGGATTCAGGTGCTGCAGCTGGATTCGGTGTCGGTGGCGGTGCGGGCGCACTACGCCCCCGTGTTCAGCCGGCTGGGACCGTACGACCGCGACACATTGGACCGGGCCGCGTGGTCGCACAGCGCGCGTTCACCCAGGCTGCTGGTGGAGTATTGGGCACACGAGGCCGCACTGATGTCCGTCGAGGACTGGCCGCTGCTGCGGTGGCGGATGCGGGAGTACACCCACGGCCGGTGGGGCACCGAGATCGTCCGGAAGAACCCCAAGCTGGCCGAGGACATCGTCGCTGCCGTCGCCGAACTCGGCCCGTCGACCGCCGGACAGATCGAGGCTCACCTGGAATCGGAGCCGCGCGGCCGCAAGGGACCGTGGTGGGACCGCAGCGAGACCAAGTGGGTGGCCGAGGCGCTGTGGTCCTCGGGGGTCTTGACGACGGCGACGCGAGTGGGGTTCGCCCGGCACTACGACCTCACCGAACGGGTGCTGCCACCGGAAGTACTGGGCCGGGAGGTCGGCGACGAGGAGGCAGTTCGCGAGCTCGCGCTCCGGGCCGCCACCGCGCTGGGCGTCGGCACCGAGGCCGATATCCGTGACTACTTCCGGATGGGGGCCAGACAGGTCAAGCCGGCCATCGCCAAGCTGGTGGCAGACGGGGAGCTGGAGCCCGTCGACATCGACGGAACCCCGGCGTATCTCCGCGCGGGCCAGGCCGTGCCGCGCCGTGACCGCGGGACAGCGCTGCTGTGCCCGTTCGACCCGTTGATCTTCTTCCGCCCCCGGGTGGAGCGGATGTTCGATTTCCACTACCGGATCGAGATCTACACACCCGCGCCCAAACGCCAATTCGGTTACTACGTATGGCCGTTCCTGCTGGACGGTGAACTGGTGGCGCGGGTGGACCTGAAACGCACCGACGCGGCGCTGCAGGTGCCGGGCGCGTTCATCGAGAACGGCCAGGACCCCGCGCGGGTGGCGGAGGCCCTGGCCGTCGAGCTGAGGACGATGGCGTCGTGGCTGGGGGTGGGCGAGGTCGAGGTGGGGGGCCGTGGCGACCTCGCCGAGCCGTTACGTCGCCGGTTCCTCAGCTAG
- a CDS encoding APC family permease yields MATEAAAAHLTTGEGQRDLESFGYKQELSRSVSTADLIVYGLVFMVPIAPWTIFGTVYNSASGMVPLVYLIGLIAMVFTALAYSQMAKSFPLAGSVYAYVGRGIHPGLGFFAGWAILLDYLLIPTLLYVFAAESMVGLFPDTPRWVWAIVFVVVNTIINLLGVGSLKLVNRVFLAVELVFVVLFVIIAVRAINGQSLPDVGWSALPIWNSEVVTAPLIAAALSIAVLSFLGFDGISTLAEESTGKKNPAGRAMIVALFVVAFLFITQTWLASLLAGGRESFSDDEVGNAFFLLVQAASSTGWMNAFFVVNVLAVGFANAMAAQAATSRLLFSMSRDRQLPAFLSTISSRKVPIAAILVVSALSLVLVLFFVGQIGLISSLVNFGALFGFCLLHASVIWYYLVRQKSKNYLLHLVVPTIGFLIIGYVLINADALAKIGGIVWLVIGGIIFITNMIRGRGVPELAEEPAT; encoded by the coding sequence ATGGCAACCGAAGCGGCCGCCGCCCATCTCACCACCGGTGAAGGGCAACGCGATCTCGAATCATTCGGCTACAAGCAGGAACTCAGCCGCTCCGTCTCAACGGCCGACCTCATCGTCTACGGCTTGGTGTTCATGGTGCCCATCGCACCGTGGACCATCTTCGGGACGGTCTACAACAGCGCGTCGGGCATGGTGCCGCTGGTCTACCTGATCGGGCTGATCGCGATGGTGTTCACCGCGCTGGCCTACTCCCAGATGGCCAAGTCGTTCCCGTTGGCGGGATCGGTGTACGCCTATGTGGGCCGCGGAATCCACCCCGGCCTGGGCTTCTTCGCAGGCTGGGCCATACTGCTCGATTACCTGCTGATCCCCACTCTGCTCTACGTCTTCGCCGCCGAATCGATGGTCGGACTCTTCCCGGACACTCCGCGCTGGGTGTGGGCGATCGTCTTCGTGGTGGTGAACACCATCATCAACCTGCTCGGCGTGGGTTCGCTCAAGCTCGTCAACCGCGTATTCCTCGCCGTGGAACTGGTTTTCGTCGTGCTCTTCGTGATCATCGCGGTACGCGCCATCAACGGACAGTCCCTCCCCGACGTCGGTTGGAGTGCGCTGCCGATCTGGAACTCCGAGGTGGTCACCGCGCCCTTGATCGCGGCCGCGCTGTCGATCGCGGTGCTGAGCTTCTTGGGCTTCGACGGCATCTCGACACTGGCCGAGGAATCGACCGGTAAGAAGAACCCGGCCGGCCGGGCGATGATCGTCGCCCTGTTCGTGGTGGCGTTCCTGTTCATCACCCAGACCTGGCTGGCCAGCCTGCTGGCCGGAGGCCGCGAATCGTTCAGCGACGACGAGGTGGGCAACGCGTTCTTCCTACTGGTGCAGGCCGCGTCGAGCACCGGCTGGATGAACGCGTTCTTCGTGGTCAACGTGCTGGCCGTCGGTTTCGCCAACGCGATGGCAGCCCAGGCCGCCACCAGCCGGTTGCTGTTCTCGATGAGCCGCGACCGCCAGCTGCCCGCATTCCTGTCCACGATCAGCTCCCGCAAGGTGCCGATCGCAGCCATCCTGGTGGTCAGCGCCCTGAGCCTGGTGCTGGTGCTGTTCTTCGTCGGTCAGATCGGATTGATCTCGTCGCTGGTGAATTTCGGTGCGCTGTTCGGCTTCTGCCTGCTGCACGCCTCGGTCATCTGGTACTACCTGGTGCGCCAGAAGTCGAAGAACTACCTGCTGCACCTCGTGGTGCCGACCATCGGCTTCCTGATCATCGGCTACGTGTTGATCAACGCCGACGCGCTGGCCAAGATCGGCGGCATCGTGTGGCTGGTGATCGGCGGGATCATCTTCATCACCAACATGATCCGAGGACGCGGGGTCCCCGAGCTAGCTGAGGAACCGGCGACGTAA
- a CDS encoding proline iminopeptidase-family hydrolase yields MLSAMPCSTRTVAFRGHETWVQITTPKSAHPGALPLFVLHGGPGMAHNYVANIAALADETGRTVIHYDQLGCGNSTHLPDAPAGFWTPQLFVDEFHTVREALGIDRYHVLGQSWGGMLGAEIAVRVPEGLASLSICNSPASMQLWVEGAAELRAQLPPEVRSALERHEADGTVTDPEYLAATEEFYRRHVCRVEPMPKDFADTVAQMEAEPTVYHTMNGPNEFHVIGTLRDWTIIDRLPSVTAPALVIAGEFDEATPATWQPYADLIPDARSHVFPGTSHCTHLEKPEEFRSVIAEFLHQHDLAAAARV; encoded by the coding sequence ATGCTGTCCGCCATGCCTTGTTCCACCCGCACGGTGGCCTTCCGCGGCCACGAGACCTGGGTCCAGATCACCACCCCGAAATCCGCGCACCCCGGCGCCCTCCCCCTGTTCGTCCTGCACGGTGGCCCCGGCATGGCCCACAACTATGTCGCCAACATCGCCGCGCTGGCCGACGAGACCGGCCGCACCGTCATCCACTACGACCAGTTGGGTTGCGGTAACAGCACACACCTGCCCGACGCCCCTGCCGGCTTCTGGACACCGCAGCTCTTCGTCGACGAGTTCCACACCGTCCGCGAGGCCCTCGGGATCGACCGGTATCACGTGCTCGGACAGTCGTGGGGCGGCATGCTCGGCGCCGAGATCGCCGTCCGTGTCCCGGAGGGACTGGCTTCGCTGTCAATCTGCAACTCGCCTGCCTCGATGCAGTTGTGGGTCGAGGGCGCCGCCGAACTTCGCGCCCAACTGCCCCCGGAGGTCCGGTCCGCGCTGGAGCGTCACGAGGCCGATGGCACGGTCACCGATCCCGAATACCTGGCCGCAACGGAGGAGTTCTACCGTCGCCATGTCTGCCGGGTCGAGCCGATGCCCAAGGACTTCGCCGACACCGTGGCCCAGATGGAGGCCGAGCCGACCGTGTACCACACGATGAACGGCCCCAATGAGTTTCACGTCATCGGGACTCTGCGCGACTGGACCATCATCGACCGGCTGCCGTCGGTCACCGCCCCGGCACTCGTCATCGCCGGCGAGTTCGACGAGGCCACCCCGGCGACCTGGCAGCCCTATGCCGACCTCATTCCCGATGCCCGCAGTCACGTGTTCCCCGGCACCAGCCACTGCACTCATCTGGAGAAACCCGAGGAGTTCCGCTCGGTGATCGCCGAGTTCCTGCATCAGCACGATCTGGCCGCTGCCGCCCGGGTCTGA
- a CDS encoding FadR/GntR family transcriptional regulator: MGNPEPQTTEPVGAMPGLLERELESSSRVDEITDRLVTALAIGEYLPGSRLPAERELAASLRVGRMTVRAALSRLVELGLVETRRSGRGGGTYVLQQWPESSTAAVGRTLTMRLDELRDRCDAICRIHGAVCRAAAESRTDHDLSMLRERLEAYRCAESGLAAQQADSALHLAIMDAAGNPVLKQMLLELEASVSIAAPAHLWGESATMRHMELRALREHEQLIDAIAGRRGDDAEALARAHLAIDFEHITAAMRRAGGLAD, from the coding sequence ATGGGGAATCCCGAGCCGCAGACGACAGAGCCCGTGGGCGCCATGCCCGGGTTGCTCGAGCGCGAACTCGAATCCTCCTCGCGGGTGGACGAGATCACCGACCGTCTCGTCACCGCATTGGCGATCGGCGAATACCTGCCCGGATCCCGCCTGCCTGCCGAGCGTGAACTCGCCGCGTCCCTGCGGGTCGGGCGGATGACGGTACGAGCGGCCCTGTCCAGGCTGGTCGAGCTGGGCTTGGTGGAGACCCGGCGCAGCGGCCGCGGCGGCGGCACCTACGTGCTGCAGCAATGGCCGGAATCGTCGACCGCCGCCGTCGGGCGCACCCTGACCATGCGGCTCGATGAACTGCGGGACCGCTGCGACGCCATCTGCCGCATCCACGGTGCGGTGTGCCGTGCAGCCGCGGAGTCGCGCACCGATCACGATCTGTCCATGCTGCGGGAACGGCTTGAGGCCTACCGTTGCGCCGAGAGCGGACTGGCCGCCCAGCAGGCGGACAGCGCGTTGCACCTGGCGATCATGGACGCGGCCGGCAATCCGGTGCTCAAACAGATGCTGCTCGAGTTGGAAGCCTCCGTGAGCATCGCCGCACCGGCCCACCTGTGGGGTGAATCGGCGACCATGCGCCACATGGAACTACGGGCCCTGCGGGAGCACGAACAGCTGATCGATGCGATCGCCGGGCGTCGCGGGGACGACGCCGAAGCACTGGCACGCGCACACCTGGCGATCGACTTCGAACACATCACGGCCGCGATGCGGCGCGCCGGAGGCCTGGCCGACTGA
- a CDS encoding sulfotransferase family protein: MTTSMQRPAPIRFDDLANPVYPPAAQLIRDGLAAYGANLDLNPDAVLAVATERTGLDDFGDPAFRERLDVLCTALRDEAGLSDTGLAIAFEQLVGNLVNRLRLEALIADHPEIENIAIERPIIICGLPRTGTTHLHNLLAADPTLRYLPYWESLEPLPGPGEDTPEPRRDRCAAGLELVNTSLPEFRRMHDMTVEHAHEEIQLLANDISGMLFETTYYVPSFTAHYKAHDQAPSYAYVKRSLQAMQWLRGGTRWVLKSPQHLEQFPTLAGTFPDATFVVTHRDPVDVTLSMMTMICYAMRMAVAQPDVAKMTGHWLNRIDDLLTGCIRDRDVLPAGQSIDVRFDDFMADERATLADIYRLADQPFGDDVRAAMTDFLTEHPRGRYGGVIYDAANLNLDPAALAERFRDYRERFLG, translated from the coding sequence GTGACCACCAGCATGCAACGTCCGGCGCCGATCCGGTTCGATGATCTGGCCAATCCGGTGTATCCCCCTGCGGCCCAACTCATCCGCGACGGACTGGCCGCCTACGGCGCGAATCTGGATCTCAATCCGGACGCGGTGCTGGCGGTCGCAACCGAGCGCACCGGGCTGGACGATTTCGGCGACCCGGCGTTCCGGGAACGTCTCGACGTGCTCTGTACCGCATTGCGCGACGAGGCGGGCTTGTCCGATACGGGACTCGCGATCGCATTCGAGCAGTTGGTGGGCAACCTGGTCAACCGGCTGCGCCTGGAGGCACTGATCGCTGATCATCCCGAGATCGAGAACATCGCGATCGAACGACCGATCATCATCTGCGGTCTCCCCCGTACCGGCACCACGCATCTGCACAACCTCCTCGCCGCCGATCCCACTCTCCGCTACCTGCCCTATTGGGAAAGCCTCGAACCGCTGCCCGGCCCCGGAGAGGACACACCCGAACCGCGCCGCGATCGCTGTGCCGCCGGCCTGGAACTGGTGAACACCTCGTTGCCGGAGTTTCGCCGCATGCATGACATGACCGTCGAGCACGCGCACGAGGAGATCCAGCTCCTGGCCAACGACATCTCCGGCATGCTGTTCGAAACGACCTATTACGTGCCGAGTTTCACCGCCCACTACAAGGCACACGACCAGGCGCCGTCATACGCGTACGTCAAGCGCAGCCTGCAGGCGATGCAATGGCTGCGCGGCGGAACCCGCTGGGTACTCAAATCACCACAGCATCTGGAACAGTTCCCGACCCTGGCCGGGACGTTCCCGGACGCGACTTTCGTTGTCACCCACCGCGATCCGGTCGACGTGACGCTGTCGATGATGACCATGATCTGCTATGCCATGCGGATGGCCGTGGCTCAGCCCGATGTGGCCAAGATGACCGGGCACTGGCTGAACCGCATCGACGATCTGCTCACCGGCTGCATCCGCGACCGCGATGTGCTGCCCGCCGGGCAATCCATCGACGTCCGGTTCGACGACTTCATGGCTGACGAGCGGGCCACGCTGGCCGACATCTACCGACTCGCCGACCAGCCGTTCGGTGACGATGTACGTGCGGCGATGACCGACTTCCTCACCGAACACCCGCGCGGACGCTACGGCGGGGTCATCTACGACGCGGCGAACCTGAACCTCGATCCGGCCGCTCTTGCCGAGCGATTCCGCGACTACCGCGAGCGGTTCCTCGGCTAG
- a CDS encoding DUF1214 domain-containing protein, with translation MTDKAELSEAFNALLDEVRGIEQKLLNAEPALSEPDLLDGYRLAFSVLQVSVDAYVRGDRDKPILIDVTSPYLKWGGDNADAFYQLAPLNPDRTYRVTGNRGDAVYLSLTVYGGPGEGRYSDRIVGTINDRDLEFDEDGNFEFIMSPDQHPGAWLKLEADAEFALTRDYLNDSATGRRPVWRIETLNPPARRSDSAAELARRFRYAKNWLHEQVSFLPTKVEPANQLHPPFPVPQNAYGWSAGDAAYSMGSYDLTPDQALVIEGTSPECVFWNLCLWNPFLHTYDYTHERVTINGAHVTYEPDGSWRIVISDKDPGHPNWVSTAGRSKGLIWLRWFLPEETPAHPQCRVVDVAEVAAL, from the coding sequence ATGACCGACAAGGCCGAGCTGTCCGAGGCGTTCAACGCGCTTCTCGACGAGGTGCGCGGCATCGAGCAGAAGTTGCTCAACGCCGAACCTGCGCTGAGCGAACCCGACCTGCTCGACGGATACCGCCTGGCATTCAGCGTGCTGCAGGTCAGCGTCGACGCCTATGTGCGGGGCGACCGCGACAAGCCGATCCTGATCGACGTCACCAGCCCCTACCTCAAATGGGGCGGAGACAACGCGGACGCCTTCTATCAGCTCGCCCCGCTGAACCCGGACCGCACCTACCGCGTCACCGGCAACCGCGGTGACGCGGTGTACCTGTCGCTGACGGTCTACGGCGGGCCGGGTGAGGGCCGATACAGCGACCGCATCGTCGGCACCATCAACGATCGCGATCTGGAATTCGACGAGGACGGGAACTTCGAGTTCATCATGAGTCCCGACCAGCACCCGGGCGCCTGGCTCAAACTGGAAGCCGACGCCGAATTCGCCTTGACCCGTGACTATCTGAACGATTCTGCCACCGGGCGCCGGCCGGTGTGGCGGATCGAGACGCTCAATCCGCCCGCCCGGCGTTCAGACAGTGCCGCGGAGCTGGCCCGCCGCTTCCGCTACGCCAAGAACTGGCTGCACGAACAGGTTTCCTTCCTGCCCACCAAGGTGGAGCCCGCCAATCAGCTGCACCCGCCGTTCCCGGTCCCCCAGAACGCCTACGGGTGGTCCGCCGGTGACGCGGCGTACTCCATGGGCTCCTACGATCTGACGCCGGATCAGGCCCTGGTCATCGAGGGCACCTCACCTGAGTGCGTGTTCTGGAATCTGTGCCTGTGGAATCCGTTCCTGCACACCTACGACTACACCCACGAACGCGTCACGATCAACGGCGCGCACGTCACCTACGAACCGGACGGATCCTGGCGGATCGTGATCAGCGACAAGGATCCCGGGCACCCGAACTGGGTGTCGACGGCGGGGAGGTCCAAGGGTCTCATCTGGCTGCGCTGGTTCCTGCCCGAGGAGACCCCGGCGCACCCACAGTGCCGGGTTGTGGACGTGGCCGAGGTAGCGGCCCTGTGA
- a CDS encoding TetR/AcrR family transcriptional regulator, with protein MSATRRLLACDGYDQLSIEAIAREAGVSRPTIYRRWPSKAHLVFDAAFGQPPGGELLSASGDFETDLRAFARAVLTFWRDPVVEAAALGILTERRRDPELHIRTQQLLDERTKAAFGSLVSSGVEQGHVHPNVDVDMVYQAVLGTAFYTAHMEPDVDVDDTADRLCSLLIEGAGLTHPRRKDHQ; from the coding sequence ATGAGCGCCACCCGTCGCCTGCTCGCATGTGACGGCTATGACCAGCTGTCCATCGAGGCCATCGCGCGCGAGGCCGGCGTCAGCCGGCCCACCATCTACCGGCGGTGGCCGTCGAAGGCCCACCTGGTCTTCGACGCCGCATTCGGCCAGCCTCCCGGCGGCGAACTCCTATCGGCATCAGGAGATTTCGAGACTGATCTGCGCGCCTTCGCCCGCGCGGTGCTCACGTTCTGGCGTGATCCGGTGGTCGAGGCCGCCGCGCTCGGGATACTCACCGAACGCCGTCGCGACCCGGAGCTGCACATCCGGACCCAACAACTGCTCGATGAGCGGACCAAGGCCGCCTTCGGGTCTCTGGTCTCCTCCGGCGTTGAACAGGGCCATGTCCACCCCAATGTCGACGTGGACATGGTCTACCAAGCAGTACTCGGTACCGCGTTCTACACCGCCCACATGGAGCCGGACGTGGACGTCGACGACACCGCAGACCGACTGTGCTCCTTGCTGATCGAAGGAGCCGGACTTACCCACCCCCGAAGGAAGGATCACCAATGA
- a CDS encoding DUF4239 domain-containing protein yields MGDFGLFGAWTMLAVVVVGAVALAVGSVLLASRVIARDTRPEHNSVLSPFLTVVGLVYGALLGFTVVVGWQQYLSAETNVSNEASTLVTMYRQTVAMPQPEQAQVREQLRRYAAAVQGPEWGKEEFGTINNDGRHALTEMYRIVGTAKPDATATPIESQFLSQLAVLTSDRSARILNSSPRIPPLLWCALIFGSLVLITLASFMRLENNRAHMILVSTVTVLLSLLLFLVFMLDHPYGPIGVTPQRFSHALMVFDLIDQGT; encoded by the coding sequence ATGGGCGACTTCGGGTTGTTCGGAGCTTGGACCATGCTCGCCGTGGTGGTCGTCGGCGCGGTGGCACTGGCGGTCGGTAGCGTGCTGCTGGCCAGCCGGGTCATCGCGCGTGACACACGACCAGAACACAACTCGGTGTTGTCGCCGTTCCTCACGGTCGTCGGCCTCGTCTACGGGGCGCTCCTCGGGTTCACCGTGGTCGTCGGATGGCAGCAATACCTTTCAGCTGAGACGAACGTGTCCAACGAAGCCTCGACGTTGGTAACCATGTATCGCCAGACCGTGGCCATGCCGCAGCCGGAACAGGCCCAGGTGCGCGAACAACTCCGCAGGTATGCGGCCGCAGTCCAGGGCCCGGAATGGGGCAAGGAGGAGTTCGGCACCATCAACAACGACGGCCGGCACGCACTCACCGAGATGTATCGCATCGTCGGCACCGCCAAACCCGACGCCACCGCGACCCCGATCGAAAGCCAGTTCCTCAGCCAACTGGCCGTCCTGACCTCGGACCGCAGCGCACGGATCCTCAACTCGAGTCCACGAATACCCCCACTGCTGTGGTGCGCGCTGATCTTCGGCAGTCTGGTCCTGATCACCCTCGCGAGCTTCATGCGGCTGGAGAACAACCGCGCCCACATGATCCTGGTGAGCACGGTGACCGTTCTGCTGTCGTTGCTGCTGTTCCTGGTCTTCATGCTGGATCACCCCTATGGCCCGATAGGCGTTACTCCACAACGCTTTTCACACGCGCTAATGGTGTTCGACCTGATCGACCAAGGAACCTGA
- the thyX gene encoding FAD-dependent thymidylate synthase produces the protein MAEIAPLRVQLIAKTEFQAPPDVPWSTDADGGPALTEFAGRACYQSWSKPNPRTATNASYIRHIIDVGHFSVLEHASVSFYISGISRSATHELIRHRHFSYSQLSQRYVPENDAEVVVPPGFEDDPELVEIFTTAVDASRATYAELLARLEAKFADQPNAVLRRKQARQAARAVLPNATETRIVVTGNYRAWRHFIAMRASEHADVEIRRLAIACLRELVGAAPAVFSDFEISTLADGSEVATSPLATEA, from the coding sequence GTGGCCGAGATCGCGCCGCTGCGCGTGCAGCTGATCGCCAAGACGGAATTCCAGGCACCGCCTGACGTGCCGTGGAGCACTGATGCCGATGGCGGGCCCGCGCTCACCGAGTTCGCCGGCCGGGCCTGTTACCAGAGTTGGTCGAAGCCCAATCCGAGGACGGCGACCAACGCGAGCTACATCCGTCACATCATCGACGTCGGGCATTTCTCGGTGCTCGAACACGCCTCGGTGTCCTTCTACATCAGCGGTATCTCCCGGTCGGCCACCCACGAGCTGATCCGGCACCGGCATTTCTCCTACTCCCAGCTCTCGCAGCGCTATGTGCCCGAGAACGACGCCGAGGTGGTGGTGCCGCCCGGGTTCGAGGACGACCCGGAGCTGGTGGAGATCTTCACCACCGCCGTCGACGCCAGCCGCGCCACCTACGCCGAACTGCTCGCTCGTCTCGAAGCCAAGTTCGCCGACCAGCCCAACGCTGTTTTGCGCCGCAAGCAGGCCCGACAGGCCGCCCGGGCGGTGCTGCCCAACGCCACCGAGACCCGCATCGTGGTCACGGGCAACTACCGCGCCTGGCGCCATTTCATCGCGATGCGGGCCAGCGAACACGCCGATGTGGAGATTCGCAGGCTGGCGATCGCCTGTCTGCGCGAGCTCGTCGGAGCAGCTCCGGCGGTGTTCTCCGATTTCGAGATTTCGACGCTGGCAGATGGTAGTGAGGTGGCAACCTCCCCGCTGGCGACGGAGGCTTGA